The following are encoded together in the Acidovorax sp. KKS102 genome:
- the gspF gene encoding type II secretion system inner membrane protein GspF, which translates to MPAFSFEALDAQGQTRKGLLEADTAKAARSLLRAQALVPLAVEMVQTGQTLDGRSASLGQRLFTRPVFSATGLAIWTRQIAGLVSSGLPLERALTALSEEADDERQRHLVAALRAEVNAGATFARALSQHPREFSDIYCAVIGAGEHSGNLGLVLERLADDLEERQALKAKLVGAALYPAIVTLVAIVIVLFLVGYVVPQVASVFAGTKRALPFLTVAMLGLSAFVRSYGWVMLIASILIAIGARWALTIGHIREKFDAAWLNLPLVGKLARGYNAARFAGTLAMLAGAGVPILKALQAAAETLNNRALRADALDALVLVREGAPLASALAQKKRFPGLLSMFARLGEQTGQLPVMLQRAARQLSAEVQRRAMALATILEPLLIVGMGLIVMLIVLAVLLPIIQLNQFVK; encoded by the coding sequence ATGCCTGCTTTTTCCTTTGAAGCCCTGGACGCCCAAGGCCAGACCCGCAAAGGCCTCCTGGAGGCCGACACCGCCAAGGCCGCGCGCAGCCTGCTGCGGGCCCAGGCGCTAGTGCCGCTGGCGGTGGAAATGGTGCAGACCGGCCAAACGCTGGACGGCCGGTCCGCAAGCCTGGGCCAGCGCCTCTTCACCCGGCCGGTGTTCAGCGCGACCGGGCTGGCCATCTGGACCCGGCAGATCGCCGGGCTGGTGTCGTCGGGCCTGCCGCTGGAGCGCGCGCTGACCGCGCTGTCCGAAGAAGCCGACGATGAACGCCAGCGCCACCTGGTCGCCGCGCTGCGCGCCGAGGTCAACGCGGGCGCCACCTTTGCCCGCGCGCTGTCGCAGCACCCGCGCGAGTTCTCTGACATCTATTGCGCCGTGATCGGCGCGGGCGAACACAGCGGCAACCTGGGCCTGGTGCTGGAGCGCCTGGCCGACGACCTGGAAGAGCGCCAGGCGCTCAAGGCCAAGCTGGTGGGCGCCGCGCTGTACCCGGCCATCGTGACCCTGGTGGCCATCGTGATCGTGCTGTTCCTGGTGGGCTATGTGGTGCCGCAGGTGGCCAGCGTGTTTGCAGGCACCAAGCGCGCGCTGCCGTTCCTGACGGTGGCCATGCTGGGCCTGAGCGCCTTTGTGCGCAGCTATGGCTGGGTGATGCTGATTGCTTCTATTTTGATAGCAATTGGGGCAAGATGGGCGCTCACCATCGGCCATATTCGCGAGAAATTCGATGCCGCCTGGCTCAATCTGCCCCTGGTGGGCAAGCTGGCGCGCGGCTACAACGCAGCGCGGTTCGCCGGCACGCTGGCCATGCTGGCGGGCGCCGGTGTGCCCATCCTGAAGGCCTTGCAGGCCGCCGCAGAAACACTGAACAACCGCGCGCTGCGTGCCGACGCGCTCGACGCGCTGGTGCTGGTGCGCGAAGGCGCTCCGCTGGCATCGGCCCTGGCGCAGAAAAAGCGCTTTCCGGGCCTGCTGTCGATGTTTGCACGCCTGGGCGAGCAGACCGGGCAACTGCCGGTGATGCTGCAGCGCGCAGCCCGCCAGCTCTCGGCCGAGGTGCAGCGCCGCGCCATGGCGCTGGCCACCATCCTGGAGCCGCTGCTCATC